A window of Fluoribacter dumoffii NY 23 contains these coding sequences:
- a CDS encoding response regulator: protein MSHKELKTILYAEDEEDIRMIAEVALENIGGFSVKYCSNGKKALEAAKEYVPDLLLLDVMMPEMDGPTALKELRKNPDFIKVPAIFMTAKIQNNEIEDYKSIGAIDVIKKPFDPLTLAESIKNAWMKYNG, encoded by the coding sequence ATGTCTCATAAAGAACTTAAAACAATTTTGTATGCCGAAGACGAAGAAGACATAAGGATGATTGCCGAAGTTGCCCTGGAAAATATAGGCGGATTTTCGGTTAAATATTGTTCTAACGGCAAGAAAGCTCTTGAAGCAGCCAAAGAGTACGTTCCTGATTTGCTTTTACTGGATGTCATGATGCCTGAAATGGATGGGCCGACGGCTTTAAAAGAATTGCGTAAAAATCCTGATTTTATAAAAGTTCCCGCGATATTTATGACGGCCAAGATACAGAATAATGAAATAGAGGATTACAAATCAATTGGAGCAATTGATGTAATTAAAAAGCCTTTTGATCCTTTGACCCTTGCCGAGTCAATAAAAAATGCATGGATGAAATATAATGGATGA
- a CDS encoding MHYT domain-containing protein, producing the protein MSTFSEWFQTTSIPAERVTGYYDLKLVILSYLIAVFASYVALNLVGRLRATKNKQDRIYWLAGGAFAMGAGIWSMHFVGMLAFIMPMPMEYEYSWTAASLFIAILASASALFILQKKDYSTLQFVLGGMIVGLAISLMHYMGMEGMKVHVTIHYLPGLFFLSIAIGIAAAEIAIWLALKSNQGSSKRQFNLKIISSLIMGFAICGMHYTGMSAAVFTPNLSHMMLGEKAAIQTNFLAFFIAGISGLIFAIALTASGYYKKMLTAIANEKKFLNAMLDNLEDGIIACNAEGKITVLNHTIQKYIDSDKSNKTIHNIGDFFKLFTLNNKPIKQGAFPLNRALDGERIRGVEFIMHAKSEVRNVVIDGQKIINSNGDNLGAVIVIHDITERKQTEKLKNEFVSIVSHELRTPLTSIRGSLGILLSEIMGKFPPKVKKFLEIANNNCERLLLLINDILDIEKIEAGKMDFELKVSDLNKIVHEAIENNKMYAQKFGVNIELINHNNEQYQVRVDAERLMQVLANLISNACKFSYEHEKVIVRIEQINSSVRVSITNKGDGISPEFQTRIFQKFSQGDASTTRGKGGTGLGLNISKTIMEKMNGLLSFESKPHDVTTFYFELPLAQQLPVIQEKNERRLQEAKKRLLICEDDSEQANYIKLLLESAGFIVETAQTANEARKLLANSEFHALLLDLILPDQDGVSFIRELRKNKKTKNLPIIVLSVIAETGKELSNGDAVSIVDWLDKPIDFNKLLFSINKIQKDNSKPHILHIEDNKDTQEIIRTLLEKYARVSTANNLNEAQEMLKKDKYNLIILDLFLPDGNGADILPLISKYHAPVLVFSDTKINEDCSKYVSQALLKSNSSNEILVNTIQNLL; encoded by the coding sequence ATGAGCACTTTTTCTGAGTGGTTTCAAACAACGTCAATACCGGCTGAGAGAGTAACAGGTTATTATGACTTGAAGCTCGTGATCTTATCTTATCTAATCGCAGTTTTTGCATCGTATGTCGCATTAAATCTGGTTGGCAGACTTCGGGCTACCAAAAATAAACAGGATCGGATTTATTGGCTTGCGGGCGGCGCTTTTGCCATGGGAGCAGGGATATGGTCAATGCATTTTGTTGGCATGTTAGCTTTCATCATGCCTATGCCCATGGAATATGAATACAGTTGGACTGCTGCTTCATTATTTATTGCCATATTGGCCTCCGCCTCAGCGTTATTCATATTACAAAAAAAGGATTACTCCACGCTGCAATTTGTATTAGGTGGGATGATTGTGGGCCTTGCTATATCTCTAATGCATTACATGGGGATGGAAGGAATGAAAGTGCATGTCACTATTCATTATTTACCGGGATTGTTTTTTCTCTCTATTGCCATTGGTATTGCTGCCGCAGAAATTGCAATTTGGTTAGCATTAAAAAGCAATCAAGGTTCCAGTAAAAGACAATTTAATTTAAAAATAATTAGCTCTTTAATCATGGGGTTCGCTATTTGCGGAATGCATTATACAGGGATGTCCGCTGCAGTTTTTACCCCTAATTTATCTCATATGATGCTCGGTGAAAAGGCAGCGATTCAAACCAATTTTTTGGCTTTTTTTATTGCAGGAATCAGCGGGCTGATTTTTGCCATTGCCCTTACTGCATCGGGGTATTACAAAAAAATGCTGACGGCAATCGCGAATGAGAAAAAATTCCTCAATGCCATGCTCGATAATTTGGAGGATGGGATTATTGCATGTAATGCAGAGGGAAAAATTACCGTTTTGAACCATACGATTCAAAAATACATTGATTCTGACAAATCCAATAAAACCATTCATAATATTGGAGATTTTTTTAAACTGTTCACTCTCAATAACAAGCCCATTAAACAAGGAGCTTTCCCCCTGAATCGTGCTTTAGATGGCGAGCGCATACGCGGTGTGGAATTTATAATGCATGCCAAAAGTGAAGTGCGCAATGTCGTCATTGATGGTCAGAAAATTATTAACTCTAATGGCGACAACCTTGGCGCAGTTATTGTAATTCATGATATCACGGAGCGGAAACAAACTGAGAAACTAAAAAATGAATTCGTTTCCATAGTGAGTCATGAATTAAGGACCCCACTTACATCGATTCGAGGTTCATTAGGCATCTTGTTAAGCGAAATCATGGGTAAATTTCCCCCAAAAGTAAAAAAATTTCTTGAAATAGCAAATAACAACTGCGAGCGTTTGTTGTTGTTAATTAATGATATTTTAGATATTGAAAAAATCGAAGCCGGAAAAATGGATTTTGAGTTGAAGGTATCTGATTTAAACAAAATTGTTCATGAAGCCATTGAAAATAATAAAATGTATGCGCAAAAGTTTGGCGTAAACATTGAGTTAATAAACCACAATAATGAGCAATATCAGGTGAGGGTCGATGCCGAGCGTTTAATGCAAGTTTTAGCTAATCTGATTTCAAATGCATGCAAATTTTCTTATGAACATGAAAAAGTTATTGTGAGAATTGAGCAAATTAATTCATCAGTCCGTGTCTCGATTACCAACAAAGGTGATGGGATCTCCCCGGAATTTCAAACGCGTATTTTTCAAAAATTTTCCCAGGGAGACGCCTCAACTACTCGGGGAAAAGGAGGCACTGGCTTAGGATTAAACATTAGTAAAACCATTATGGAGAAGATGAATGGGCTACTCAGTTTTGAAAGTAAACCCCATGATGTCACTACCTTTTATTTTGAGTTACCCCTAGCCCAGCAATTGCCGGTTATTCAGGAAAAAAATGAAAGAAGACTTCAGGAAGCAAAAAAAAGGTTACTGATTTGTGAGGATGATAGCGAACAAGCAAATTACATCAAATTGCTTCTGGAGTCAGCAGGTTTTATCGTGGAAACAGCTCAAACGGCTAATGAGGCACGCAAATTGTTGGCAAATAGTGAATTTCATGCCCTTTTGCTGGATTTGATTTTGCCTGACCAAGATGGAGTTTCATTTATCAGAGAATTACGTAAAAATAAAAAAACAAAGAACTTACCCATTATCGTCCTTTCAGTTATTGCTGAAACGGGAAAAGAACTATCAAATGGCGATGCGGTTTCAATTGTGGATTGGTTAGATAAGCCCATCGATTTTAATAAGCTCCTGTTCAGTATCAATAAAATCCAAAAAGATAATTCCAAACCGCATATCTTGCATATTGAAGACAATAAAGACACCCAGGAAATCATAAGAACTCTTTTGGAGAAATATGCGCGGGTTTCAACCGCGAATAATTTAAATGAAGCGCAGGAGATGCTTAAAAAAGACAAATATAATTTAATTATTCTGGATCTATTTTTACCGGATGGGAATGGTGCAGATATTTTACCTTTGATATCGAAATATCATGCTCCGGTTTTGGTATTTTCTGATACAAAAATAAATGAAGATTGTTCCAAGTATGTGAGTCAGGCTTTGCTGAAGTCGAACTCTTCCAATGAAATTTTAGTAAATACTATTCAAAACCTTCTCTAA
- the greA gene encoding transcription elongation factor GreA gives MSKHPMTVEGAEALKEELQRLKFVDRPRIVEAIATARAHGDLKENAEYHAAREQQSFNEGRIQELEAKLSHAQIIDISKLPNNGKVVFGSTVTVCHIATDAKVTYKIVGEDEADIKHNKISYSSPMGRALIGKELDDTVTVNTPGGIVEYEIIEVEYV, from the coding sequence ATGAGTAAACATCCCATGACAGTTGAAGGTGCAGAAGCACTGAAAGAAGAATTACAACGTTTAAAATTTGTTGACAGACCTCGCATTGTCGAAGCGATTGCTACGGCAAGAGCTCATGGTGATTTGAAAGAAAATGCCGAATATCATGCTGCTCGAGAACAACAAAGCTTTAATGAGGGTCGCATTCAGGAATTGGAAGCGAAATTATCTCATGCCCAAATTATTGATATCAGTAAATTGCCTAATAATGGCAAGGTGGTTTTTGGTTCAACGGTCACTGTTTGTCATATAGCAACCGATGCCAAGGTAACTTATAAAATAGTTGGTGAAGATGAAGCCGACATTAAACACAATAAAATCTCCTACAGTTCTCCAATGGGTCGGGCCTTAATCGGTAAAGAACTGGATGATACTGTAACTGTCAATACACCTGGCGGTATAGTGGAATACGAAATTATTGAGGTGGAGTACGTATAG
- the carB gene encoding carbamoyl-phosphate synthase large subunit, producing the protein MPKRTDIKSILILGAGPIVIGQACEFDYSGTQAVRALKEEGYRVILVNSNPATIMTDPELADATYVEPVSWKEVARIIEIERPDALLPTMGGQTALNCALDLVREGILAQYNVEMIGATREAIDRAEDREKFRQLMIKIGLDMPRSAIAHSMEEAIQVQAQLGYPAIIRPSFTMGGSGGGIAYNREEFEEICTRGLELSPTHELLIDESVLGWKEFEMEVVRDKNDNCIIVCTIENFDPMGVHTGDSITVAPAQTLTDKEFQRMRDAAIKVLRAVGVDTGGSNVQFAVNPEDGRMLVVEMNPRVSRSSALASKATGFPIAKVAAKLAVGYTLDELKNEITGGKTPASFEPSIDYVVTKVPRFNFDKFPQTSVTLTTQMKSVGEVMAIGSNFQESLQKAIRGLEIGRCGLHSLFKKGDLARLRGHLREPTPDRLWYIADAFRNNMSLEEIHQESRVDPWFLAQIEELVALERSISDKKLSDVDATTLRLLKKRGFADAYLAKIWLCTEEQVRSRRKELGILPVYKRIDSCAGEFPSDTAYMYSCYETRCEARPDTDKKKIMILGGGPNRIGQGIEFDYCCVHAAMALKEAGCQTIMVNCNPETVSTDFDTSDRLYFEPVTLEDVLGIVDVEKPEGVIVHYGGQTPLKLARALEANGVKIIGTSPDAIDRAEDRDRFQKLVAELNLHQPDNGTVRSEAEAVALANNIGYPLVVRPSYVLGGRAMEVVYQEEDLRHYLSHAVAVSNDSPVLLDKFLNDAIEVDIDAVCDGKEVFIGAVMEHIEQAGIHSGDSACTLPPFSLSVVVQQDLMEQMRQMALKLGVVGLINAQFAIQADDIYVLEVNPRASRTVPFVSKATGYPLAKIAALCKLGVSLKEQGLSQNHHMPSFYSIKLPVFPFIKFSGVDSILGPEMKSTGEVMGIARRFGQAYAKAQLGAGCNIPKRRRAFVSVRDADKTRVGEIAKRLIELGFEIIATRGTALALQAAGVDCRRVFKVNEGRPHVLDFIKNNEIDFIVNTTEGKQAIADSFAMRRNALQHKVSYTTTLSGAEAACLAMKYEDRETVTRLQDLH; encoded by the coding sequence ATGCCAAAACGAACCGATATTAAATCCATTCTTATCCTTGGAGCAGGCCCTATTGTTATAGGACAAGCTTGTGAATTTGATTACTCTGGTACCCAAGCGGTACGCGCCCTTAAGGAAGAAGGGTATAGGGTAATTCTGGTAAATTCTAATCCAGCCACCATTATGACCGATCCTGAACTTGCAGATGCAACTTATGTTGAACCTGTTTCCTGGAAAGAAGTAGCACGCATTATTGAAATTGAACGGCCAGATGCTCTTTTGCCCACTATGGGGGGACAAACCGCTTTGAATTGTGCGCTGGATTTAGTGCGTGAAGGGATTCTGGCTCAATATAATGTGGAAATGATTGGTGCAACACGAGAAGCAATCGATCGTGCCGAAGACAGGGAAAAATTTCGCCAATTAATGATTAAAATTGGTTTGGATATGCCGCGCTCTGCAATTGCCCACAGCATGGAAGAGGCCATCCAGGTTCAAGCTCAATTAGGTTACCCGGCAATTATTCGTCCTTCCTTTACTATGGGGGGCAGTGGCGGCGGTATCGCTTATAACCGGGAAGAGTTTGAAGAAATTTGTACCCGTGGCTTGGAATTGTCACCTACCCATGAACTATTGATCGATGAATCAGTGCTTGGCTGGAAAGAGTTTGAAATGGAAGTGGTACGCGACAAGAATGATAATTGCATTATTGTCTGTACTATAGAAAATTTCGATCCTATGGGGGTGCATACCGGTGATTCAATTACTGTAGCTCCTGCACAAACGCTTACTGATAAAGAATTTCAACGCATGCGCGATGCCGCTATTAAAGTATTAAGAGCTGTAGGCGTGGACACAGGGGGGTCAAACGTCCAATTCGCAGTTAATCCCGAAGATGGACGGATGCTCGTTGTGGAAATGAACCCCAGGGTTTCTCGAAGTTCGGCTTTAGCGTCCAAGGCAACAGGTTTCCCCATCGCGAAAGTTGCCGCAAAACTTGCTGTAGGCTACACCCTTGATGAGTTAAAGAATGAAATCACCGGAGGAAAAACCCCTGCTTCATTTGAACCAAGTATTGACTATGTAGTGACTAAAGTACCTCGGTTCAATTTCGATAAATTCCCCCAAACTTCAGTTACACTGACAACTCAAATGAAATCAGTTGGCGAAGTGATGGCCATTGGCTCCAATTTTCAGGAGTCGTTACAAAAAGCAATTCGTGGTTTGGAGATCGGGCGCTGTGGCTTGCATTCTTTATTCAAAAAAGGTGATCTTGCGCGGTTAAGAGGGCATTTACGCGAACCAACTCCCGATCGATTGTGGTATATCGCCGATGCCTTTAGAAACAATATGTCTCTTGAAGAAATTCATCAAGAAAGCCGAGTTGATCCCTGGTTTTTGGCTCAAATCGAAGAATTGGTAGCCCTGGAGCGTTCCATATCCGATAAAAAATTGTCTGATGTCGATGCGACTACCTTGCGCTTGCTAAAAAAACGGGGTTTTGCTGATGCTTATTTGGCTAAAATCTGGTTGTGCACTGAGGAGCAAGTACGTTCGCGTCGTAAAGAATTGGGAATCCTTCCTGTTTATAAGCGGATAGACTCCTGTGCCGGTGAATTCCCCAGTGATACTGCCTATATGTATTCGTGTTACGAAACACGTTGCGAAGCACGTCCCGATACCGACAAGAAAAAAATAATGATTCTTGGCGGCGGCCCTAATCGTATCGGCCAGGGGATTGAGTTCGATTATTGCTGTGTGCATGCGGCTATGGCTCTTAAAGAAGCCGGCTGCCAGACCATCATGGTTAATTGTAATCCTGAAACAGTGTCTACTGATTTTGATACCTCCGATCGCCTGTATTTTGAACCCGTGACTCTGGAGGATGTTTTGGGCATTGTCGACGTTGAGAAACCCGAGGGGGTCATTGTCCATTATGGCGGACAAACTCCTTTAAAATTAGCACGTGCCCTGGAAGCAAATGGAGTTAAAATCATTGGAACCTCGCCTGATGCCATCGATAGGGCCGAAGACAGGGACCGATTCCAAAAATTAGTGGCCGAACTGAATTTACACCAGCCTGATAATGGAACAGTGCGTAGTGAGGCCGAGGCCGTCGCTTTAGCAAATAATATTGGTTATCCATTAGTTGTTAGACCTTCCTATGTTCTCGGAGGCCGGGCAATGGAAGTCGTCTACCAGGAAGAGGACTTGCGCCATTATCTTTCGCATGCAGTGGCGGTTTCTAATGATTCGCCCGTATTGCTGGATAAATTTTTAAATGATGCCATTGAAGTAGATATCGATGCTGTTTGTGATGGAAAGGAAGTATTTATTGGTGCGGTGATGGAGCATATTGAGCAGGCTGGGATTCATTCAGGGGATTCCGCATGTACCTTACCCCCATTTAGCCTCAGTGTCGTGGTGCAACAAGATTTAATGGAACAGATGCGCCAGATGGCGTTAAAGTTAGGGGTGGTGGGCTTGATTAATGCACAGTTTGCGATTCAAGCAGATGATATTTATGTTTTAGAGGTCAATCCGCGAGCTTCGAGGACAGTTCCTTTTGTTTCCAAAGCTACAGGATATCCTTTGGCTAAAATTGCTGCGTTATGCAAGTTGGGTGTTAGTCTGAAAGAGCAAGGTTTAAGCCAGAATCACCATATGCCCTCGTTTTATTCCATTAAACTTCCCGTGTTTCCCTTTATTAAATTTTCAGGGGTTGATTCTATTCTTGGCCCAGAAATGAAATCAACTGGTGAAGTCATGGGTATTGCCAGACGTTTTGGGCAAGCTTATGCTAAAGCCCAATTGGGCGCTGGTTGCAATATACCCAAGCGTCGGCGGGCTTTTGTTTCTGTCCGCGATGCAGATAAAACCCGGGTGGGAGAAATTGCAAAGCGCTTGATTGAATTGGGTTTTGAAATTATTGCTACCCGTGGTACTGCTTTGGCTTTACAAGCAGCTGGCGTTGATTGCCGTAGGGTATTTAAAGTAAATGAAGGTAGGCCACACGTTCTTGACTTTATAAAAAACAATGAAATTGATTTTATTGTAAATACCACAGAAGGCAAGCAAGCAATTGCTGACTCTTTTGCAATGAGGCGCAATGCTTTACAACACAAGGTTAGTTATACTACAACCTTGTCAGGTGCCGAAGCAGCTTGTTTGGCTATGAAATATGAGGACAGAGAGACTGTAACGCGCTTACAGGATTTACATTAA